In the Armatimonas rosea genome, GGAGTCAGGCTGGGGTCACCCAGGCACCCGGCCATCACGGCCAAGAGAACGGGGAGCCCCACCACGAGAGCTCTTTGAAGGGCAGCACGGTATCGCATCTTGCCGGATTGTACCGCAGGCGGCTACTCTTTCAGGGAGTGTACCTGATCGGCGGCGAGGTCTTTGTGCTCGGTGGTCTTGCCATCGGGCCACTTAATGCTCACGCTGGCCTTGGTGGCGCTACCCAGCCCGACATGGACACGTGGGTCCGACGCGCTCAGGTAGGAGCCATCGGTCTGGCAGTGGCGCAAGAGCTTCTTGCCGTCGGGGAGGGTGATCGTCACCAGCGCGCCGTGGCTGGGCTTCCCACTGAGGGAGAGCAGGAGCCAGTGCCCCGCTTGGGGAGTCTCGTTGTGCAGGAGCAGGGGCTTGCCCTCGCTATCGACAATCAGGACATCCACCCGACCATCGTTATCGTAGTCCCCCACCGCAAGGCCACGACCCACGATCCGAGGCAGGCTCCCGATTCCCGATACCGCACTCTTGTCGTCGAAGCGCTGCCCTTTATTGTTCTGGAGGAAGATCACCGGCTGGGGGTAGCTCTCGGTCTTGTCGATCTGGGCGATATTGTCCTGGACATGGCCATTGGCTAGGATCAGGTCGAGGAGGCCGTCGTTGTCCGCATCGAAGAACTTGATCCCAAAGGTGATAAAGGGCAAGACCGTGTCGCCGAGGCCCGAGACAGCGGCTTTCTCCTGGAAGAAGCCCTGGCCCTCGTTGTGGTAGAGCGCCTTGACCTCGTGGCTGAAGGTTGCGACCACCAGATCGGGCTTGCCATCGTTGTCGTAGTCGCCCCAGTCGATCCCCATTCCCCCGTGGGCACGTCCCTCGGTGTCGTAGGCCGTGCCGGATGCGGTCCCTTCGTTGGTGAACTTCAGGCCCGTGTTGACCAAGAGATCGCCGGGGAGCTCATCGTTGGCGATGGCGATACTGTCTTGCCCCGAGCCGTTGAAGTCGAGACACGCCACCCCGAGGCCGCGCCCTGCGACTTTCTTTGCCCCGGTCTTCTCCGCCACCTCCGCAAACTTGCCGCCGCCCTGGTTGTGGTAGAGCACACCCCGCTCGGGGTCGTAGAAGCGGGGGCCACAGGAGCTCAGGATGCCATTGAAGCTACAGAGCTGCGGCTTGGTCTCGGGGCCAAAGACCGCGTAGTTGGCCACATAGAGATCCAGCTTTCCATCGCGATCCAGGTCCGCCCAGCTCGCCGATGTTCCCCAAGGCTGTGCCTTCATCCCCGAGCTCGCCGTCACATCCGTAAACTTTTTCCCACCGTCGTTGTGCAGCAAGCGACCCTCACGATAACCCGAGAGATACACATCGGTGAACCCGTCACCGTCGTAGTCACCCACCGCGCAGCCCAGAAAATAGCCCGATAAGCTCCCTAAAACCGTGGAGGTCACGTCGGTGAACTTGCCCTTGCCATCGCCGGCAAACAGCGCCGGCTTGGGACCCACGAGCAAGATGTCTAGGTTGCCGTCGTTGTTGAAGTCTAAGAACGCGCAGCCGTTGCCGATCGTCTGTAGGATATTCAAGGGGCGCTTGCCCGGCGCGGTCCACGTGTACTTCAAACCTGCTGAATCTGCGACATTGACAAAGCGAGGGGCCGTCGTGGCCGTTGCGGGAGGAGCCGTTTTGGCGGTGTTCTGGCAGCCGGTCGCCACCAGCAGTGGGGCGAGGGCTAGGCCAGTAAGTGGGCGTTTCATTGCGGTATTTTACCTGGACTCGGGGTCTGCTTGGGGGCGCTGACCGCCTCGGTGGAGGCCAGCGCTTGGTTGAGGGCGCTCAGACCGCGCTCGGCTTTCTTGGGGTCTTTGCGGAGCATGTAGGCGGCATCGTGGTGGAGCTTGGCCTTCTCTTTTTCGCCGCCTTGTTCCAGGAGTGCGGCCATCTTCTCGTGGAGCTCGGGGCGCATGGGCTCGCGGCGGAGCTGGTCGTCGATGAAGTTGCGCTTCTCCATATACTCGGTGAGCTGGGCAAAGCTCTCTTGGGCGTCCTTGGCCTCTTGGAGCCGACCCGCTTGTCGGTAGGCCTGGGCGAGGTCTTTGGTCGCCGCCACGTGGTACATATCGTCGGCGATCACGGCCTCCAGCAGGGGGATCGCCTCGGCTGCCTGGTTTTTCCGCACGAGCAGGCTCCCGAGGCGCGCCATCGATGCCACGGCGCGGGGCTCTAGCTCCAGGGAGCGGCGCAGCAGCTTCTCCGCCTCGGCCTCGCGCTCGGGGGTTCGGTTGCTGTCCAGAAGAATAGTCGCCAGCTGAAAGTGCGCCTCGGCATCGTCGGGGACATCGGCGAGGCGCGCGCGCAGGAGTTTCTCCGCCTCGGCCCAGCGGAAGATCGCCCGGAGCGCGTTGGCGTTGGAGAGGGCGTAGTCGGTGCGCTGGGGAGCGAGCGTGCGTGCCTTGGCGAAGGCATCGACCGCGGCACCGAAGTTGAGGCGCTGGTTGTAGTGGGCGCGTCCCAGCCCGATCCAGGCATCCGCGTTTTGGGGCGCGAGGGTCGTGGCCTTGGTAAAGACCTCCAGCGCGATGGGATAGAGGGATTTCTCCAGCGAGACCTGGCCCATTCCGAGGAGAGCGGGGAGCAGGTCGGGCTGCTTCTTCAGGAGCGCGGT is a window encoding:
- a CDS encoding CRTAC1 family protein, yielding MKRPLTGLALAPLLVATGCQNTAKTAPPATATTAPRFVNVADSAGLKYTWTAPGKRPLNILQTIGNGCAFLDFNNDGNLDILLVGPKPALFAGDGKGKFTDVTSTVLGSLSGYFLGCAVGDYDGDGFTDVYLSGYREGRLLHNDGGKKFTDVTASSGMKAQPWGTSASWADLDRDGKLDLYVANYAVFGPETKPQLCSFNGILSSCGPRFYDPERGVLYHNQGGGKFAEVAEKTGAKKVAGRGLGVACLDFNGSGQDSIAIANDELPGDLLVNTGLKFTNEGTASGTAYDTEGRAHGGMGIDWGDYDNDGKPDLVVATFSHEVKALYHNEGQGFFQEKAAVSGLGDTVLPFITFGIKFFDADNDGLLDLILANGHVQDNIAQIDKTESYPQPVIFLQNNKGQRFDDKSAVSGIGSLPRIVGRGLAVGDYDNDGRVDVLIVDSEGKPLLLHNETPQAGHWLLLSLSGKPSHGALVTITLPDGKKLLRHCQTDGSYLSASDPRVHVGLGSATKASVSIKWPDGKTTEHKDLAADQVHSLKE
- a CDS encoding tetratricopeptide repeat protein; this encodes MSTGTRTRAPRLRVAASLLLGTLCLGGGAYATRQAWDATCLREAYLPDLELQAHNDPTNGSLLAVLAGRHAETGDFPQAAKLLERAIAAGETQSDVWLTWAAALAAANERERSGLVLKLALSKPGSHAAAQEALERCKPLPATATGQELARAIAPEGPSTFVARRTRGSFLNGYARWQAERSPAQSGFATRQAWASETPDNLDRRTLWAEALVRNGRYTDAEKELEVVLKAQPERTDARLLRAEVYRNAGALAKAGLEYTALLKKQPDLLPALLGMGQVSLEKSLYPIALEVFTKATTLAPQNADAWIGLGRAHYNQRLNFGAAVDAFAKARTLAPQRTDYALSNANALRAIFRWAEAEKLLRARLADVPDDAEAHFQLATILLDSNRTPEREAEAEKLLRRSLELEPRAVASMARLGSLLVRKNQAAEAIPLLEAVIADDMYHVAATKDLAQAYRQAGRLQEAKDAQESFAQLTEYMEKRNFIDDQLRREPMRPELHEKMAALLEQGGEKEKAKLHHDAAYMLRKDPKKAERGLSALNQALASTEAVSAPKQTPSPGKIPQ